The following are encoded in a window of Aerococcus sanguinicola genomic DNA:
- a CDS encoding nuclear transport factor 2 family protein, producing MDILEELAAIEAIKQCKARYWRAIDSKDFDLLETVMADHVTFDTSLSTWDPVKGQHPLLPAKTEPSRSLAEVSRNARKIMGEGVQSAHMGHIPEVSIESDRTARAYFPFEDRVLFNGFAAFDGYGYYDDRFEKIDGHWLIVSSKIYRYRLIFDDINA from the coding sequence ATGGATATCCTAGAAGAATTAGCTGCCATTGAGGCCATCAAGCAGTGCAAGGCGCGCTATTGGCGGGCCATCGACTCTAAAGATTTCGACCTCCTGGAGACAGTCATGGCCGACCATGTGACCTTCGACACCTCCCTCTCCACCTGGGACCCCGTCAAGGGCCAGCACCCCTTGCTTCCTGCCAAGACCGAGCCCTCGCGCTCCTTAGCAGAAGTTAGCCGCAATGCCCGGAAGATCATGGGAGAGGGCGTCCAGAGCGCACACATGGGCCACATCCCAGAAGTCTCCATCGAATCGGACCGGACAGCCCGGGCTTATTTCCCCTTCGAAGACCGCGTCCTCTTCAATGGTTTTGCCGCCTTCGATGGCTATGGCTACTATGACGACCGCTTTGAGAAGATCGACGGCCACTGGCTAATTGTCAGCTCTAAGATCTACCGCTACCGTTTAATCTTTGATGACATTAATGCCTAA
- a CDS encoding rhodanese-related sulfurtransferase yields MVKDYRVLLFYKYEHIEDPDSFAKDHLAFCKGIGLRGRVLVGEEGINGTVSGTIDQTDQYMAYVHSLPGFEDVWFKIDEADDYAHKKMFVRPRKEIVSLDLDEDLDPLETTGDYLKPKDFRQALLDEDTVVLDTRNDYEYDLGHFQGAIRPDIHSFRELPQWVIDNKEEFMDKKVVVYCTGGIRCEKFSGWLVREGIGEKVGQLEGGIDTYGKDPETQGDLWEGKMYVFDERISVPINHVKPTVIGRDHFDGEPCDRYVNCANPECNKQIFASEANEDKYLRGCSPECRRHPRNRYVAEHDLSKAQWEERLNAIGESLQVSEKV; encoded by the coding sequence ATGGTAAAAGATTACCGCGTCTTATTATTTTATAAATATGAACATATTGAAGATCCTGACTCTTTCGCTAAAGACCACTTAGCCTTCTGTAAGGGCATCGGACTGCGTGGCCGGGTTCTCGTCGGTGAGGAAGGCATTAACGGAACGGTTTCTGGGACGATTGACCAGACCGACCAGTACATGGCTTATGTCCACAGCCTGCCTGGTTTTGAAGATGTCTGGTTCAAGATCGATGAGGCGGATGACTATGCCCACAAGAAGATGTTCGTCCGTCCCCGCAAGGAAATTGTTTCCCTGGACTTGGACGAGGACCTGGACCCGCTGGAAACCACGGGCGACTACCTCAAACCCAAGGACTTCCGCCAGGCCCTCTTAGATGAAGATACCGTCGTCCTCGATACCCGGAACGACTATGAATACGACCTAGGCCACTTCCAAGGCGCTATCCGGCCAGACATCCACTCCTTCCGCGAACTCCCTCAGTGGGTGATCGACAACAAGGAAGAATTTATGGATAAGAAGGTCGTCGTTTATTGCACTGGCGGCATCCGCTGTGAAAAATTCTCCGGCTGGCTGGTCCGCGAAGGCATCGGGGAAAAAGTTGGCCAATTGGAAGGCGGCATCGACACCTATGGCAAGGACCCTGAGACCCAGGGCGATCTCTGGGAAGGCAAGATGTATGTCTTCGACGAACGCATCTCGGTGCCAATCAATCACGTGAAACCGACCGTCATCGGCCGCGACCACTTCGACGGCGAACCCTGCGACCGCTATGTCAACTGTGCCAATCCCGAATGCAACAAGCAAATCTTCGCTTCTGAAGCTAATGAAGATAAGTACCTGCGCGGCTGTTCCCCTGAATGCCGCCGCCACCCCCGCAACCGCTATGTGGCTGAACACGACCTCAGCAAGGCCCAGTGGGAAGAGCGCTTGAACGCGATTGGTGAAAGCTTGCAGGTATCGGAAAAAGTATAA
- a CDS encoding DUF4767 domain-containing protein, producing the protein MKKKWFGLGMLLVVGQLALTACDQEKAEPTYDQAPVEEEVTAQEEGNQVPSSQAQSSAVSQAEEAEATASGSEDGDRETYIQNLRQANARWAKRLDQAIASGLPTAQSVQAADRDPGDVHPAIAALYQKLDQELAKENHQENYRELYSDTFVLEKMLLPEFDAADQEALDQLREWLTGLVYEDYQNRLDAKWRMSQYVLDHLDFAKQMADVAALTDESFDEVNRLAVHTGVAMEAYITLINYPNFKDEIPFQADLYAHIVWPYTTDIGSTRIQAQDPATGDIWFGVPLTGDVGPKPAVDYEARYGVAITNHYPEGSAKTSTPPSGTAGKSQRLRNFMLTWGQEMGQAYQAYSPDQPADFYGAKLPQEDFEIALDGKTRQVQAGDEADDLRLLAAYSDIEDKTNPKPERHFYLFVEDKGQPRILIAEEGPDAKGQVHFKDTANQALRQGFLEIYND; encoded by the coding sequence ATGAAGAAAAAGTGGTTTGGATTGGGGATGCTGCTTGTCGTCGGCCAGTTGGCACTGACGGCTTGCGACCAGGAAAAAGCGGAGCCGACTTATGACCAGGCGCCAGTGGAAGAAGAAGTGACGGCTCAAGAGGAAGGCAATCAAGTGCCTTCGAGCCAGGCACAAAGTTCAGCTGTCAGCCAGGCAGAGGAGGCTGAGGCGACTGCTAGTGGAAGTGAAGACGGGGACCGAGAAACTTATATCCAGAATCTTCGCCAGGCCAATGCGCGATGGGCCAAGCGTCTGGACCAGGCGATAGCTTCTGGCCTTCCCACGGCTCAGAGCGTCCAAGCTGCCGACCGCGATCCCGGCGACGTCCATCCAGCTATTGCCGCGCTCTACCAGAAACTGGACCAAGAGCTGGCTAAGGAAAACCACCAAGAAAATTACCGAGAATTGTATTCGGATACTTTTGTTTTGGAGAAAATGCTGCTGCCGGAATTCGATGCAGCAGACCAAGAAGCGCTGGACCAGCTGAGGGAATGGCTGACGGGCTTGGTTTATGAAGACTACCAGAATCGCTTGGATGCCAAGTGGCGGATGAGCCAGTATGTCTTAGATCACTTGGACTTTGCCAAGCAGATGGCCGATGTGGCAGCCTTGACTGATGAAAGTTTTGATGAGGTCAACCGCTTAGCTGTCCATACCGGGGTGGCCATGGAAGCCTATATCACCCTCATTAATTATCCCAATTTCAAGGATGAAATTCCCTTCCAGGCCGACCTTTATGCGCATATTGTCTGGCCTTATACAACGGATATTGGGTCTACTCGGATCCAGGCTCAAGACCCAGCGACGGGTGACATCTGGTTTGGTGTGCCGCTTACAGGAGATGTGGGGCCCAAGCCAGCGGTTGACTATGAGGCCCGCTACGGTGTGGCCATCACCAACCACTATCCAGAAGGGTCAGCAAAAACCTCGACTCCTCCAAGTGGGACAGCTGGCAAAAGCCAGCGTCTAAGGAACTTTATGCTGACTTGGGGCCAGGAGATGGGGCAAGCCTACCAAGCTTACAGCCCCGACCAGCCTGCTGATTTCTACGGGGCTAAGCTGCCCCAAGAGGACTTTGAAATTGCCTTGGATGGCAAGACCCGCCAAGTCCAAGCGGGGGACGAGGCTGATGATTTGCGCTTGTTGGCAGCCTATAGCGATATTGAAGACAAGACCAATCCCAAGCCTGAGCGCCACTTCTATCTCTTTGTGGAAGACAAGGGCCAGCCCCGGATTCTGATCGCAGAAGAAGGACCAGATGCCAAGGGCCAGGTCCACTTCAAAGACACCGCCAACCAGGCACTCCGCCAGGGCTTCTTGGAGATATACAATGACTAA
- a CDS encoding GNAT family N-acetyltransferase, whose protein sequence is MEAKAFLIKLVRDRQVWVPDLLDVWEASVRASHDFLDEAAIQAIKEEVPAALLAVDHLVLVRSAVGETAGFMGLVGDRLEMLFVHPSYWGDGLGRALLTIGISSHGLNRLTVNEQNAQAVAFYQHMGFVTYRRTEVDEEGRPYPLLYMRYEGQEISDIFGTRTEDA, encoded by the coding sequence GTGGAGGCTAAAGCTTTTCTTATCAAATTAGTACGGGACCGGCAAGTTTGGGTGCCAGACCTCCTGGACGTCTGGGAGGCCTCGGTTCGTGCCAGCCATGATTTCCTGGATGAAGCTGCCATCCAGGCCATTAAAGAAGAAGTCCCAGCCGCTTTATTGGCTGTCGACCACTTAGTTTTAGTTCGGTCAGCGGTCGGGGAAACGGCAGGCTTCATGGGCCTGGTGGGGGATCGTTTGGAGATGCTCTTTGTACACCCCAGCTACTGGGGTGATGGCCTAGGCAGGGCGCTCTTGACCATAGGGATTAGCTCCCATGGCCTCAACCGGCTAACCGTTAATGAGCAGAACGCCCAAGCAGTGGCCTTCTACCAGCACATGGGCTTTGTCACTTATCGGCGGACGGAAGTGGATGAGGAAGGCAGGCCCTACCCTTTGCTCTATATGCGCTATGAGGGTCAGGAAATATCAGATATTTTTGGGACTAGGACGGAGGACGCGTGA
- a CDS encoding cupin domain-containing protein: protein MKTSAEWAKALNLEPHVEGGYFRQVVKSPERVRDGDRALYTSIYFVLEADNPSHFHRLTCDEIWYYHAGQALTVHMIHPDGRYETVELGLDADRGQQLSYVVPQGTIFGSTVEEDYALVSCLCAPGFEYDDFELFSRQELLDRYPDHAAIIERLTREEV from the coding sequence ATGAAGACAAGTGCTGAATGGGCCAAGGCCCTGAACCTCGAACCCCATGTTGAAGGGGGCTATTTCCGACAAGTGGTCAAGAGTCCGGAACGGGTAAGGGACGGCGACCGCGCCCTCTACACCTCGATTTATTTCGTGCTAGAAGCGGATAATCCCTCCCACTTCCACCGCCTGACTTGCGATGAAATCTGGTACTACCATGCCGGTCAAGCCCTGACCGTCCATATGATTCATCCCGATGGCCGCTATGAGACGGTGGAACTGGGCTTGGATGCGGACCGGGGCCAACAGCTCTCTTATGTCGTACCCCAGGGGACGATCTTTGGGTCCACGGTTGAGGAAGACTATGCCTTGGTCAGCTGCTTGTGCGCGCCGGGCTTTGAGTATGATGACTTCGAGCTCTTTAGCCGCCAGGAGCTCTTGGATCGTTATCCCGACCATGCGGCGATTATAGAGCGCTTGACCCGGGAGGAGGTCTAA
- a CDS encoding ABC transporter permease has translation MFKALSIEKKKLKGTGIVPGILLTGLVGAVLVGLTYFLRRDQLLNLPGDPVQVLLAQLYGILTLLNMLALILSVALSYDLERRGQAIKHLYFLPYSLSKMYLAKLIILASLYGLSLLLEFASLAGLMAGYLGFTADRLSLLVSAFGLALLSSLPVLTGMVLVASRCQNLWTSLGIGLAGLLTGLALANFPNQALLLHPFVLMFQPSATMTFTLSGDLGWLAGLSALFYLSLGLYLPRIAAMNRKELVSMLTALKVECLKLRRSHILPLILIAPLLIVLTGIHSISAYFTPEYKEAWGAMFIQSCLLYAYYLLPFTMIVLAVMVTRLETKDRGMVKLLSLPVKLYQVNLAKFLVLVAFLGLEILFFLLVFLLAGFLATHWAGIDQAVPLSYLVSKCLGIFLTMLPCLACIWQVHVLISQPFLSIALNLFLVIPSILLANTSLWALYPYCYSGYYVSCAMADFQEGIEASRFNGIAALVFGACFLGLALLLSSRYFAHRQGR, from the coding sequence ATGTTCAAAGCCTTGTCGATTGAGAAAAAGAAGTTAAAAGGAACAGGAATTGTGCCGGGAATCCTATTGACCGGCCTTGTCGGAGCAGTGTTGGTTGGTCTCACTTACTTCTTGCGCCGAGACCAGCTCTTGAACTTGCCAGGAGACCCAGTCCAAGTTCTCTTGGCCCAGCTTTATGGGATTTTGACGCTCTTGAACATGCTGGCGCTCATCCTTTCCGTTGCCCTGAGCTATGACTTGGAGCGCCGCGGCCAGGCCATTAAACACCTCTACTTCTTGCCTTATTCCCTAAGCAAAATGTACCTAGCCAAGCTTATCATCTTAGCCAGCCTTTACGGGCTCAGCCTCTTACTGGAGTTCGCGAGTTTGGCTGGCTTGATGGCTGGCTACTTGGGCTTCACAGCTGACCGACTCAGCCTGCTTGTCTCGGCTTTTGGCCTGGCCTTACTCTCTTCCCTGCCAGTCCTGACGGGGATGGTCCTCGTTGCCTCGCGCTGTCAGAACTTGTGGACCTCGCTGGGGATCGGCTTGGCTGGCCTCTTAACGGGCTTAGCCTTGGCTAATTTCCCCAACCAAGCGCTGCTTCTCCACCCCTTTGTCTTGATGTTCCAACCTTCTGCCACAATGACCTTCACTTTGTCAGGAGATCTGGGCTGGCTAGCGGGCCTATCCGCTTTGTTTTATTTAAGCCTCGGCCTTTACTTGCCCAGAATCGCTGCTATGAATAGAAAGGAGCTGGTCTCCATGTTGACCGCCTTAAAAGTCGAATGCCTCAAACTGCGCCGTAGCCATATCCTGCCCTTGATTTTGATTGCTCCCTTATTGATTGTCTTAACCGGCATCCACTCCATTTCGGCTTATTTTACGCCGGAATACAAGGAGGCCTGGGGCGCTATGTTTATCCAGTCTTGCCTCCTGTATGCCTATTATCTCTTGCCCTTTACCATGATTGTCCTAGCCGTGATGGTGACCCGACTGGAAACTAAGGACAGGGGGATGGTCAAATTACTCAGCCTTCCGGTCAAGCTCTACCAGGTCAACCTGGCGAAATTCCTGGTCTTAGTGGCCTTCTTAGGCTTGGAAATTCTTTTTTTCCTCCTGGTCTTTCTCCTGGCAGGATTTCTGGCTACGCACTGGGCAGGCATTGACCAGGCAGTTCCCTTGTCCTACCTAGTCAGCAAGTGCCTAGGGATCTTTCTTACTATGCTGCCCTGCTTGGCCTGTATCTGGCAGGTCCATGTGCTGATCAGCCAGCCCTTCCTGTCCATTGCCCTCAATTTATTCTTGGTCATTCCTAGTATCCTCCTCGCCAATACCAGCTTGTGGGCCCTTTACCCCTATTGTTACAGCGGTTACTATGTCAGCTGCGCCATGGCTGATTTTCAGGAGGGGATCGAAGCCTCGCGCTTTAATGGGATCGCTGCCCTGGTCTTTGGGGCTTGCTTCTTAGGCCTAGCCTTGCTTTTATCCAGCCGGTATTTTGCCCACCGCCAAGGCCGCTAA
- a CDS encoding ABC transporter ATP-binding protein has product MIKMTDYIIESHRLSKVYKDFVAVDQLSLHVSRGSIYGLLGPNGAGKSTTMKMLLGLTAPSSGDCQIDGLSFPKDRQAILHKVGALIEAPSYYANLSGRENLDLIRRILDLAPETVDQALNLVDLGPYADRLVRHYSLGMKQRLGIASALIGQPPLLILDEPTNGLDPAGIHEIRQLILSLPERYGCTVLISSHLLSEMEQMVDDLCILNRGRQLYEGSLRALKDRAAGQESLEDLFLEMVMADNRGQGGSSHVQSLVD; this is encoded by the coding sequence ATGATTAAAATGACTGACTACATCATTGAAAGTCACCGCTTGAGTAAAGTGTATAAGGATTTCGTCGCTGTTGACCAGCTCTCCCTTCATGTGAGCCGGGGGTCAATCTATGGCTTGTTGGGGCCGAATGGGGCAGGGAAGTCGACCACTATGAAGATGCTTCTGGGACTGACGGCACCGTCTTCGGGCGACTGCCAGATTGATGGGCTGAGTTTCCCCAAGGACCGTCAAGCCATCCTCCACAAGGTCGGCGCCTTAATCGAGGCCCCTTCCTACTATGCCAACCTGAGCGGGCGGGAGAACTTGGACTTGATCCGCCGTATCTTGGACCTGGCGCCAGAGACGGTTGACCAGGCCTTGAATTTGGTGGACTTAGGCCCCTATGCGGACCGGCTTGTCCGCCATTATTCGCTGGGGATGAAGCAGCGTTTAGGCATCGCCTCGGCCTTGATCGGTCAGCCTCCACTCTTAATCTTGGATGAGCCCACCAATGGTCTCGATCCAGCAGGCATCCATGAGATCCGCCAGCTCATCCTCTCCCTGCCGGAACGCTATGGCTGTACGGTCCTGATCTCTTCCCACCTCTTGTCTGAGATGGAGCAGATGGTGGACGACCTCTGCATCTTAAACCGGGGCCGCCAGCTTTACGAGGGCTCACTCAGGGCCTTGAAAGACCGGGCAGCGGGGCAAGAGTCCTTGGAAGACCTCTTCCTAGAGATGGTTATGGCAGACAACCGCGGACAAGGAGGGAGCTCCCATGTTCAAAGCCTTGTCGATTGA